One genomic window of Bradyrhizobium sp. B124 includes the following:
- a CDS encoding MipA/OmpV family protein — protein MILQTIVSASRQRWFSAHSTYRQSALTRQATNLSRLARARGAAIFGQCSQATYPRPCSNPSHKAQVRGFEHSAMREFSRSCAAKAARRAVVAALPAAFGVVAAFPGQAAAQTAFTLPAPPFSVPFLPSVSGNWTVMIGASGASRPDFEGTNHSKFAPVPIFAIRRPGTVDQFRSPRDNASIAIVDFGDFRAGPVGKFVTSRRASRYSELNGLADVSAAFELGGFVEYFPVDWFRVRNETRQGLGGHHGIVSDFSADFIVPVFGGFTVSAGPRFTVETAKAVSPYFSIDTVHAMATGLPVFDAKGGAHSAGVGAQLSYRINPKWEVHSYVEYDRLLGDAAKSPIVTVRGSANQTTFGVGASYSFDVKVQ, from the coding sequence ATGATCTTGCAGACGATTGTGTCGGCATCGCGCCAGCGATGGTTCAGCGCTCACAGCACCTATCGACAGTCCGCTTTGACGAGACAAGCCACGAATCTTTCGCGTCTTGCGCGCGCTCGCGGCGCGGCAATCTTCGGGCAATGTTCACAGGCCACCTACCCGCGACCATGCAGCAACCCTTCCCACAAGGCCCAGGTCAGAGGTTTTGAGCATTCCGCCATGCGAGAGTTCTCCCGTTCTTGCGCGGCGAAGGCCGCGCGTCGTGCCGTCGTTGCTGCTCTTCCTGCCGCATTCGGCGTTGTCGCGGCCTTTCCCGGTCAGGCTGCCGCGCAAACCGCGTTCACGTTGCCGGCTCCGCCTTTTTCAGTCCCTTTCCTGCCCTCGGTCTCGGGCAACTGGACTGTGATGATTGGCGCGAGCGGGGCGTCCAGACCGGACTTCGAGGGTACAAACCACAGCAAGTTCGCCCCGGTCCCGATTTTCGCGATCCGTCGCCCCGGCACCGTCGACCAGTTTCGCAGCCCGCGCGACAACGCGAGCATCGCGATCGTCGACTTCGGTGATTTTCGGGCCGGCCCCGTCGGCAAGTTCGTGACGTCGCGAAGAGCGAGCAGGTATTCCGAGCTCAACGGTCTTGCTGACGTCAGCGCGGCCTTCGAGCTCGGCGGATTCGTCGAATACTTTCCGGTCGACTGGTTTCGTGTGCGCAACGAGACGCGCCAGGGCCTTGGCGGGCACCACGGCATCGTTTCCGACTTCTCGGCGGACTTCATCGTGCCGGTGTTTGGTGGCTTCACCGTTTCCGCCGGACCGCGCTTCACGGTGGAGACTGCGAAGGCGGTCTCGCCCTATTTCAGCATCGATACCGTGCATGCGATGGCGACCGGGCTGCCGGTCTTTGACGCCAAAGGCGGGGCGCATTCGGCCGGCGTCGGCGCGCAGCTGTCGTATCGGATCAATCCGAAGTGGGAAGTTCATTCCTATGTCGAATATGATCGACTGCTCGGCGACGCCGCGAAGAGCCCGATCGTGACGGTCCGCGGCTCGGCAAATCAGACCACGTTCGGCGTCGGCGCCTCCTATTCATTCGACGTCAAGGTTCAATGA
- a CDS encoding TlpA disulfide reductase family protein codes for MTSVRVPTRRAFVAGMIGAGAALAMPAARTRAASGPPPFGTIRHQFTLVQGARPVPPVAIPALAGGAIDLTAFKGRLVLVNFWATWCAACRTELPMLDRLAASGRSDLAVVAVSTDRNRALVAPYVRQLKLRHLTIGFDPGGLVSRVDAAQLDTPFALYGMPISFLIGITGQVEGYMTGEADWLSAEASGLFDYYAGGGR; via the coding sequence ATGACGTCAGTTCGCGTGCCCACCCGCCGCGCCTTCGTCGCCGGCATGATCGGCGCCGGCGCCGCGCTCGCGATGCCGGCAGCACGGACGCGCGCCGCGTCTGGACCGCCGCCATTCGGCACCATCCGGCATCAGTTCACGCTGGTTCAAGGCGCGCGCCCGGTGCCGCCGGTGGCGATACCGGCGCTGGCCGGCGGCGCGATCGACCTCACTGCATTCAAAGGCAGGCTGGTGCTGGTGAACTTCTGGGCCACCTGGTGCGCCGCGTGCCGGACCGAGCTGCCGATGCTGGATCGCCTCGCCGCCAGCGGCCGCAGCGATCTCGCGGTCGTCGCTGTCAGCACCGATCGCAACCGCGCGCTGGTCGCGCCCTACGTCAGGCAGCTCAAGCTTCGTCACCTCACGATCGGCTTCGATCCCGGCGGCCTCGTCTCGCGCGTCGACGCCGCCCAGCTCGACACGCCGTTCGCGCTCTACGGCATGCCGATCTCATTCCTGATCGGCATCACCGGACAGGTCGAAGGCTACATGACGGGCGAGGCGGACTGGCTGTCCGCGGAGGCGAGCGGGTTGTTCGACTATTATGCGGGCGGTGGGCGGTGA
- the coxB gene encoding cytochrome c oxidase subunit II gives MKMSIGRLGRQLLGLAVAGVASVAAGSAFAEMGQPAPWEHTLQEAATPVMENIIWFHNFLLVLITVITLFVLALLVIVVVKFNAKANPVPSKTTHNTLIEVAWTLIPVLILVGIAVPSFRLLFLELDVPKPDLTVKVTGKQWYWSYAYPDNGKFEFDSLLDKDKQPRLLGVDNEMVVPVNKVVRIQTTGADVIHSFAVPAFGVKIDSVPGRLNESWFKATKTGVFYGQCSELCGKDHAFMPIAVRVVSDQEFATWVEGAKKKFATNPANSYASAGQAAQ, from the coding sequence ATGAAGATGTCGATTGGCCGGTTGGGCAGGCAATTGCTGGGGTTGGCGGTGGCGGGTGTGGCGTCAGTCGCCGCGGGATCGGCCTTCGCCGAAATGGGGCAGCCGGCGCCGTGGGAACACACGCTGCAGGAAGCTGCGACCCCGGTGATGGAAAACATCATCTGGTTTCACAATTTCCTGCTGGTGCTGATCACCGTCATCACCCTGTTCGTGCTGGCGCTGCTCGTCATCGTGGTGGTGAAGTTCAACGCCAAGGCCAACCCGGTCCCCTCCAAGACCACCCACAACACCCTGATCGAAGTGGCCTGGACGCTGATCCCGGTCCTGATTCTGGTCGGCATCGCGGTGCCGTCGTTCCGCCTGCTGTTTCTGGAGCTCGACGTGCCGAAGCCGGACCTCACCGTGAAGGTCACCGGCAAGCAGTGGTACTGGTCCTACGCCTACCCGGATAACGGCAAGTTCGAGTTCGACTCGCTGCTCGACAAGGACAAGCAGCCTCGCCTGCTCGGCGTCGACAACGAGATGGTGGTCCCGGTCAACAAGGTGGTGCGGATCCAGACCACCGGCGCCGATGTGATCCACTCCTTCGCGGTGCCGGCCTTCGGCGTGAAGATCGACTCGGTCCCCGGTCGCCTCAACGAGAGCTGGTTCAAGGCCACCAAGACCGGCGTGTTCTACGGCCAGTGCTCGGAACTGTGCGGCAAGGACCATGCCTTCATGCCGATCGCGGTGCGGGTCGTCAGCGACCAGGAGTTCGCGACCTGGGTTGAAGGGGCCAAGAAGAAGTTTGCGACCAACCCGGCGAATTCCTACGCCTCGGCTGGTCAGGCGGCGCAGTAA
- the lepB gene encoding signal peptidase I: MSSGNEVVAAKPTSWRGQAVQLAAIVAVVFLAKGAIAEPFYVPSGSMEPTLLIGDALVASKFPYGYGAASLPIQITLPETGRVFGETPKRGDVVVFRWPGDRSQAWVKRVVGLPGDRIQMRQGQLFINDHPAALKPDGTGFAEDDRGGGEDAYRYIETLPNGVSHAIFKIRDNGRLDNTAEVTVPAGNLFVLGDNRDNSADSRVPVRDGGVGLLPIDNLIGRADAVVGSWDMGIRSQPVWTWLSGFRLARFFTSVQ; this comes from the coding sequence GTGAGCAGCGGAAACGAAGTCGTGGCGGCCAAGCCGACCAGCTGGCGCGGGCAGGCCGTGCAACTGGCGGCGATCGTGGCCGTCGTGTTCCTCGCCAAGGGCGCGATCGCCGAGCCGTTCTACGTGCCATCGGGCTCGATGGAACCGACGCTGCTGATCGGCGACGCGCTGGTCGCCTCGAAATTCCCCTATGGCTATGGTGCGGCGTCGCTGCCGATCCAGATCACGCTGCCGGAGACCGGCCGCGTGTTCGGCGAGACGCCGAAGCGCGGCGACGTCGTCGTATTCCGCTGGCCGGGCGACCGCTCGCAGGCCTGGGTCAAGCGCGTGGTCGGGCTGCCCGGCGATCGCATCCAGATGCGGCAGGGCCAGCTCTTCATCAACGATCATCCGGCGGCGCTGAAGCCCGACGGCACCGGCTTTGCCGAGGACGATCGCGGCGGCGGCGAGGACGCCTATCGTTATATCGAGACGCTGCCGAACGGCGTCAGCCACGCGATCTTCAAGATCCGCGACAATGGCAGGCTGGACAACACGGCCGAGGTGACGGTGCCTGCAGGCAATCTGTTCGTGCTCGGCGACAACAGGGACAATTCCGCCGACAGCCGCGTGCCGGTGCGCGATGGCGGCGTCGGCCTGTTGCCGATCGACAATCTGATCGGCCGCGCCGATGCGGTGGTCGGCTCCTGGGACATGGGCATCCGCAGCCAACCGGTCTGGACCTGGCTCTCCGGCTTCCGCCTCGCACGCTTCTTCACCTCGGTGCAGTAA
- a CDS encoding HAMP domain-containing sensor histidine kinase: MTSIARTLTLSLGMAAAVIFFAALGLVFWLFVAKEPERSGCFAAAYVLGRATEVNPGDGVTVRPTARLEELKSQSPDLWYVVAYGDMTSEFGRERRPPLPVSLPFIGPSGLSMLKSLDKKSSFCMVVMHTGHVPELVMMIGNAHVRPDQIAMWFILKNLLEISLYAAGYVLIVAIGVFLAARFVARSIERVTKLALAIDPAAPQGSISLDRVPAELKPLATALNRAFDEIHAYIRMQRRFLGNAAHQLRTPLTLLRARVEDVTDPALRVELIHDVRRLTSLVSAMLDLARLQNGTLEKRPIDLATVTRDVLADFSPSALDAGIELSLEHSDEPATTVQGVEAAIRSALANLVGNALIHARGARCIRASLSRGRVSISDDGAGLAPGSERKLIEPFQTGGTARNSAGLGLSIVQEIMASHGGELVIASNRGQGTTACLRFPEAALAMPIQRAAGVT, from the coding sequence ATGACGTCGATCGCACGGACATTGACGCTCTCGCTCGGGATGGCCGCCGCCGTGATTTTCTTCGCCGCGCTCGGCCTCGTCTTCTGGCTGTTCGTCGCGAAGGAGCCCGAACGCAGCGGCTGCTTTGCGGCCGCCTACGTTCTTGGTCGCGCCACCGAGGTCAACCCCGGCGACGGGGTCACAGTCCGCCCCACCGCCCGATTGGAAGAGCTGAAATCCCAAAGTCCGGATCTGTGGTACGTCGTGGCTTACGGCGATATGACAAGCGAGTTCGGACGTGAACGCAGGCCGCCGCTTCCGGTTTCGCTGCCCTTTATCGGACCGAGCGGTCTTTCCATGCTCAAGTCGCTCGACAAGAAAAGTTCGTTCTGCATGGTCGTCATGCACACCGGCCACGTCCCCGAACTCGTGATGATGATCGGAAACGCCCACGTCCGTCCTGACCAGATCGCGATGTGGTTCATCCTGAAAAATCTGTTGGAGATTTCCCTCTACGCGGCGGGGTACGTATTGATCGTGGCGATCGGCGTGTTCCTCGCCGCGCGCTTCGTGGCGCGCAGCATCGAACGGGTGACGAAGCTTGCGCTCGCGATCGATCCGGCCGCGCCGCAGGGATCGATTTCGCTCGATCGGGTCCCCGCAGAACTGAAGCCGCTGGCCACAGCGCTGAACCGCGCGTTTGATGAGATCCACGCCTATATCCGGATGCAGCGCCGGTTCCTTGGCAATGCCGCCCATCAACTCCGCACCCCCCTGACGTTGTTGCGCGCCAGGGTCGAGGACGTGACCGATCCCGCCTTGCGGGTGGAGCTGATTCACGATGTCCGCCGGCTGACCTCGCTTGTTTCGGCCATGCTGGACCTGGCGCGGCTGCAAAACGGGACGCTCGAAAAGCGGCCGATCGACCTTGCGACCGTGACGCGCGACGTGCTGGCAGATTTCAGCCCGTCGGCTTTGGACGCCGGGATCGAACTCTCGCTGGAACACAGCGACGAACCGGCCACCACGGTACAGGGCGTCGAAGCTGCTATCAGGAGCGCGCTGGCCAACCTGGTCGGCAACGCACTGATTCACGCCCGGGGCGCCCGATGCATCAGGGCCAGCCTCAGCCGCGGCCGCGTATCGATCAGCGACGACGGCGCCGGACTCGCTCCGGGCTCGGAGCGCAAGCTGATCGAGCCATTCCAGACCGGCGGCACGGCCAGGAACAGCGCCGGCCTCGGCCTGTCGATCGTGCAGGAGATCATGGCCTCACATGGCGGTGAGCTCGTCATTGCGTCGAACCGTGGACAGGGAACGACCGCTTGCCTTCGCTTTCCGGAGGCCGCGTTGGCCATGCCAATTCAGCGCGCGGCCGGGGTAACCTGA
- a CDS encoding nucleotidyltransferase family protein produces MTQDQFLTAVLRNPVNQAITDELHRVALPDAWLVSGCLVQTVWNALTSRPIDHGISDYDIFYFDPDTSWDAEDVVIRDLKARLGHLGVAIEARNQARVHLWYPDKHGLPYPALSRSTDGIDRFLTATTQIGIRRSTDVYDVYAPNGFDDVAGMIVRPNLTANFSAANYANKAARWKALWPEVTVLAPE; encoded by the coding sequence GTGACGCAAGACCAATTCCTCACTGCTGTGCTGCGCAACCCGGTCAATCAAGCGATAACCGACGAGCTGCACCGCGTTGCCCTGCCCGACGCCTGGCTGGTGTCCGGCTGCCTGGTGCAGACCGTGTGGAATGCGCTGACCAGCCGGCCGATCGATCACGGCATCAGCGACTACGACATCTTCTATTTCGATCCGGATACGTCGTGGGATGCCGAAGACGTCGTCATCCGCGACCTCAAGGCGCGGCTTGGTCATCTCGGTGTCGCGATCGAGGCGCGCAACCAGGCCCGCGTCCATCTCTGGTATCCCGACAAGCACGGCCTGCCCTACCCCGCGCTGTCGCGCTCAACCGACGGCATCGATCGCTTCCTCACCGCGACCACGCAGATCGGTATCCGCCGCAGCACCGATGTTTACGACGTCTATGCGCCGAACGGTTTCGACGATGTCGCCGGCATGATCGTGCGGCCGAACCTCACCGCGAATTTTTCCGCGGCGAATTATGCGAACAAGGCCGCGCGGTGGAAGGCGTTGTGGCCGGAGGTCACGGTGCTGGCGCCGGAGTAG
- a CDS encoding helix-turn-helix domain-containing protein, translating to MKKLTIEPAEPPAASEPCNGDLSAQFHRALSVLAGKWKGDILWQLVERKRRFGELRQAIPGVTQHMLTTQLRDLEANGLVKRTVYPEVPPRVEYEMTPSAKALKPVFDELYRWAQEHGFPTSAQGAAGGAQPKPAPQSSDADEPESQPRKADRRGVMTTR from the coding sequence ATGAAAAAACTGACTATTGAGCCCGCCGAGCCTCCGGCGGCGTCCGAGCCGTGCAATGGCGACCTGTCGGCGCAATTTCATCGGGCGCTGTCGGTGCTGGCCGGGAAATGGAAGGGCGACATCCTCTGGCAACTGGTCGAGCGCAAGCGCCGGTTCGGCGAATTGCGGCAGGCGATCCCCGGCGTGACCCAGCACATGCTGACCACCCAGCTGCGCGATCTCGAGGCCAACGGCCTGGTCAAGCGCACGGTTTATCCCGAGGTGCCGCCGCGGGTTGAGTACGAGATGACGCCGTCAGCCAAGGCGCTCAAACCGGTGTTCGATGAACTGTACCGGTGGGCGCAGGAGCATGGTTTCCCGACCTCGGCGCAGGGCGCCGCCGGTGGCGCGCAGCCGAAGCCGGCACCGCAATCGAGCGATGCCGACGAGCCGGAAAGCCAGCCGCGGAAGGCGGATCGGCGCGGGGTGATGACGACAAGGTGA
- a CDS encoding MmcQ/YjbR family DNA-binding protein, translating to MTFDDIRRIALAWPEVEDGSSYGTPALKVRKKMLVRLKEDGDSLVMPGVPPDEHDMLVESQPTAFYFTDHYHDYPIVLIRLSKAKRTTVEPLLRRHWRTLASKKAARDYDATVPS from the coding sequence GTGACCTTCGACGACATCAGGCGCATTGCACTGGCGTGGCCGGAGGTCGAGGACGGCTCTTCCTACGGCACGCCGGCGCTGAAGGTGCGCAAGAAGATGCTGGTGCGGCTCAAGGAAGACGGCGACAGCCTGGTGATGCCCGGCGTGCCGCCCGATGAGCACGACATGCTGGTCGAGAGCCAGCCGACGGCGTTCTACTTCACTGATCACTACCACGACTATCCGATCGTGCTGATCCGCCTGTCGAAGGCCAAGCGCACGACCGTCGAGCCGCTGCTGCGCCGGCACTGGCGCACGCTGGCATCGAAGAAAGCGGCCAGGGATTACGACGCGACCGTTCCATCGTGA
- a CDS encoding DoxX family protein, with translation MSVAVVAAPSRWKSVTLWVVRGLLALAFAAAGAAKLYGVPMLVAEFEHIGLGQWFRYFTGSLELLGAVLILVPPVAAFGGLLLTCIMIGATITHLFLIGGSPVPALVLLTLSAIVAYAKRSQFALVPSAP, from the coding sequence ATGTCAGTTGCCGTTGTCGCCGCGCCGTCGCGCTGGAAATCCGTCACCCTCTGGGTCGTGAGGGGCCTGCTCGCGCTGGCCTTTGCCGCCGCGGGCGCCGCCAAGCTCTATGGCGTGCCGATGCTGGTCGCGGAATTCGAGCATATCGGGCTCGGCCAGTGGTTCCGCTATTTCACCGGATCGCTCGAGCTGCTCGGTGCGGTCTTGATCCTGGTGCCCCCGGTCGCGGCCTTCGGCGGCCTGCTGCTGACCTGCATCATGATCGGCGCCACCATCACGCATCTGTTCCTGATCGGTGGCTCGCCGGTGCCCGCCCTGGTGCTGCTGACGTTGAGCGCGATCGTCGCCTACGCCAAGCGCAGCCAGTTCGCCCTGGTCCCGAGCGCACCGTGA
- a CDS encoding response regulator transcription factor, with amino-acid sequence MRFLVIEDEPQIAAYLDRLLGQLGGVIDIVESVTDARHALSSFNYDLAIVDRMLPDGDALNIVTTLSRQPDRPAIIMLTAKDAKEDVIDGLNGGADDYLGKPFEPQEFIARARAVLRRPRVSVSSMLSFGNVELKIGTNEATVAGHTVLLRRREALILEALLMRRDRVIAREALIEAIYGFDDEIESNTLESQVSRLRKRLSELGSNVEIRSMRGIGYILRMANIR; translated from the coding sequence GTGCGCTTTCTCGTGATCGAAGACGAACCGCAAATCGCCGCCTATCTCGACCGGCTGCTCGGACAGCTCGGCGGCGTTATCGACATCGTCGAATCCGTTACGGATGCGAGACATGCGCTCAGCAGTTTCAACTACGATCTGGCGATCGTCGACCGAATGCTGCCCGATGGCGATGCGCTCAATATCGTCACGACGCTGAGCCGACAGCCGGACAGGCCGGCCATCATCATGCTGACCGCCAAGGACGCCAAGGAAGACGTGATCGACGGGCTGAACGGCGGCGCCGACGACTATCTGGGCAAGCCCTTCGAGCCGCAGGAGTTCATCGCGAGAGCACGGGCCGTGCTGCGGCGGCCCCGCGTATCCGTGTCGTCAATGCTCTCGTTCGGCAATGTCGAACTGAAGATCGGCACCAACGAGGCGACCGTCGCCGGTCACACGGTCCTGCTCCGGCGCCGCGAGGCCTTGATCCTCGAGGCGCTCTTGATGCGACGCGACCGCGTCATCGCCCGCGAGGCACTGATCGAGGCCATCTACGGATTCGACGACGAGATCGAATCCAACACGCTCGAGTCGCAGGTGTCTCGGCTTCGCAAGAGGCTGTCCGAACTTGGCAGCAACGTCGAGATCCGCAGCATGCGCGGCATCGGCTACATTCTCAGGATGGCAAATATCCGATGA
- a CDS encoding PAN domain-containing protein, whose amino-acid sequence MVVFAVFAAAFVARPALAQTNFDRPGGDYLNAPVTSGDPADCALTCERDRRCRAWSFNYPTDANNGAVCWLKNSVPARVQDVCCVSGVRGAGVVEPRNGAIETSIDRLGGDYKNFELKSSDGDEACQAACTADNKCRAWTYARPGYAGRDAHCFLKKEIKPPRRKAGFTSGVVR is encoded by the coding sequence ATGGTGGTGTTTGCGGTTTTTGCGGCCGCTTTCGTCGCACGCCCGGCATTGGCGCAGACCAATTTCGACCGTCCCGGCGGCGACTACCTGAATGCGCCGGTGACATCAGGCGATCCCGCCGATTGCGCGCTCACCTGCGAGCGCGACCGCCGCTGCCGCGCCTGGAGCTTCAACTATCCGACCGACGCCAATAATGGCGCGGTGTGCTGGCTGAAGAACAGCGTGCCGGCGCGGGTGCAGGACGTCTGCTGCGTCTCCGGGGTGCGTGGCGCGGGCGTGGTCGAACCGCGCAACGGCGCCATCGAAACCTCGATCGACCGCCTCGGCGGCGACTACAAGAATTTCGAGCTGAAGAGCAGCGACGGCGACGAGGCCTGCCAGGCCGCCTGCACCGCCGACAACAAGTGCCGCGCCTGGACCTACGCCCGGCCCGGCTATGCCGGCCGCGACGCGCATTGCTTCCTGAAGAAGGAGATCAAGCCGCCGCGCCGCAAGGCGGGGTTCACGTCGGGCGTGGTGCGGTAG
- a CDS encoding invasion associated locus B family protein: MGASNIQAGRKAGWLGGLLFLALSFGLTQPANAQGAVRSVHGDWQIRCDTPPGAQAEQCALIQSVVAEDRSNAGLTVIVLKTADQKSRLMRVVAPLGVLLPSGLGLKLDNQDVGRAGFVRCLPNGCVAEVVMDDKLLGQLKNAKTATFIIFETPEEGIGFPLSLNGLAEGYDKLP, translated from the coding sequence ATGGGCGCTTCGAACATTCAGGCAGGACGAAAGGCCGGCTGGCTCGGCGGGCTGCTGTTTCTGGCCCTTTCCTTTGGCCTGACCCAGCCGGCGAACGCGCAGGGCGCGGTGCGCTCGGTCCATGGCGACTGGCAGATCCGCTGCGACACCCCGCCGGGCGCCCAGGCCGAGCAATGCGCGCTGATCCAGAGCGTGGTAGCCGAAGACCGCTCCAATGCCGGCCTGACCGTGATCGTGCTGAAGACCGCCGACCAGAAGAGCCGCTTGATGCGCGTGGTCGCCCCGCTCGGCGTGCTGCTGCCCTCCGGCCTCGGCCTCAAGCTCGACAACCAGGACGTCGGCCGCGCCGGTTTTGTCCGCTGCCTGCCCAATGGCTGCGTCGCCGAGGTCGTGATGGACGACAAGCTGCTCGGCCAGCTCAAGAACGCCAAGACCGCGACGTTCATCATCTTCGAGACCCCGGAAGAGGGCATCGGCTTTCCGCTCAGCCTGAACGGGCTGGCTGAGGGCTATGACAAATTGCCGTAG
- the tldD gene encoding metalloprotease TldD: MTNPATTSLLDRANLDRDAVRREVSRGLEGADDGELFLEFGQTEALVFDNGRLKQATYDTSQGFGLRAVKDDAVGYAHSSDVSIPALIRAADAVAAVRGGYAGTFAAAPAHTNVRLYGDENPLDGPAFEAKVKLLGEIDAYVRDKDPRVRQVSASLTATWQVVEILRPDGESYRDIRPLVRVNISVVAGQGDRQESGSKGYGGREGYARFIETKAWRDAADGALREALVNLESVPAPAGEMDVVLGAGWPGVMLHEAVGHGLEGDFNRKQTSAFAGLMGQQVAAKGVTVVDDGTMVSRRGSLSIDDEGTPTNRTVLIEDGVLVGYMQDRQNARLMGMKPTGNGRRQSYAHVPMPRMTNTYMLSGDRDPAEIIASVKNGMYAANFGGGQVDITSGKYVFQCTEAYKIENGKLGAPLKGAMLIGNGPTDLHRITMIGNDLALDTGIGTCGKNGQGVPVGVGQPTLRMERITVGGTG, encoded by the coding sequence ATGACCAATCCTGCCACCACCTCCCTGCTCGACCGCGCCAATCTGGACCGCGATGCCGTCCGCCGCGAGGTGTCCCGCGGACTCGAAGGCGCCGACGACGGCGAGCTGTTCCTGGAGTTCGGGCAGACCGAGGCTCTGGTGTTCGACAACGGCCGACTGAAACAGGCTACCTACGACACCTCGCAGGGCTTCGGCCTGCGTGCCGTCAAGGACGACGCGGTCGGCTATGCGCATTCCTCCGACGTCTCGATCCCGGCGCTGATTCGCGCAGCGGACGCGGTGGCGGCGGTGCGCGGCGGCTATGCCGGGACTTTCGCCGCGGCGCCGGCCCACACCAATGTCAGGCTCTATGGCGACGAGAACCCGCTGGATGGCCCGGCGTTTGAGGCCAAGGTCAAGCTGCTCGGCGAGATCGACGCCTATGTCAGGGACAAGGACCCGCGGGTGCGGCAGGTCTCGGCCAGCCTCACCGCGACCTGGCAGGTGGTGGAAATCCTGCGGCCCGACGGCGAGAGCTATCGCGACATCCGTCCGCTGGTGCGCGTCAACATTTCCGTGGTCGCCGGCCAGGGCGACCGGCAGGAGAGCGGCAGCAAGGGCTATGGCGGCCGCGAGGGCTACGCGCGCTTCATCGAGACCAAGGCCTGGCGCGATGCCGCCGACGGCGCGCTGCGCGAGGCGCTGGTCAATCTCGAATCGGTGCCCGCGCCCGCCGGCGAGATGGACGTCGTGCTCGGCGCCGGCTGGCCCGGCGTGATGCTGCATGAAGCCGTCGGTCACGGGCTCGAGGGCGACTTCAACCGCAAGCAGACCTCCGCTTTCGCCGGCCTGATGGGCCAGCAGGTCGCGGCCAAGGGCGTTACAGTGGTCGACGACGGCACCATGGTGTCGCGCCGTGGCTCGCTGTCGATCGACGACGAGGGCACCCCGACCAACCGTACCGTGCTGATCGAGGACGGCGTTTTGGTCGGCTACATGCAGGATCGCCAGAATGCCCGCCTGATGGGCATGAAGCCGACCGGCAACGGCCGCCGGCAGAGCTATGCCCATGTGCCGATGCCGCGCATGACCAACACCTACATGCTGTCGGGCGACCGCGACCCGGCCGAGATCATCGCCTCGGTGAAGAACGGCATGTATGCCGCCAATTTCGGCGGCGGCCAGGTCGACATCACTTCGGGCAAGTACGTGTTCCAGTGCACCGAGGCCTACAAGATCGAGAACGGCAAGCTCGGCGCGCCGCTGAAGGGCGCCATGCTGATCGGCAATGGACCGACCGATCTCCACAGGATCACCATGATCGGCAACGATCTTGCGCTGGACACGGGAATCGGCACCTGCGGCAAGAACGGCCAGGGCGTGCCGGTAGGCGTCGGCCAGCCGACGCTCAGGATGGAACGGATTACGGTCGGAGGAACGGGCTAG